One genomic region from Candidatus Nitrosopumilus koreensis AR1 encodes:
- a CDS encoding EF-Tu/IF-2/RF-3 family GTPase: MVKSINFVVLGKQDIASEFGKKGTETDLTLYDRKESDIIKTWVIPNGFPDKIQPLFQAINLAEYVIFHVDVLDKFTGEQIIALDSLKKEKGILSHTFDVDEFKLNAMIKGTVVEKYRRVDQDKIKEEMDKLEPISNEGPSEMVIDHCFDVKGVGTVILGKVTSGKIKQYDNLKLYPLGTDVLIKSIQMHDDPVEESVYPARVGLAVKGVKPDEVGRGDVISEEDTVEVKNKIEIDFQKNPFYKNEITENQGCLVCIGLQIKAAKFTSLSPLQLTFEKPIVCKQKQQVVILKPESTTIRILGNGIIIS, encoded by the coding sequence ATGGTAAAATCCATTAACTTTGTCGTCTTGGGAAAACAAGACATTGCATCTGAGTTTGGCAAAAAGGGAACTGAAACTGATCTTACACTTTATGACCGAAAAGAATCTGATATAATTAAAACATGGGTTATTCCAAATGGATTTCCAGACAAAATACAACCGTTATTTCAAGCAATTAATCTAGCAGAATATGTAATATTTCATGTTGACGTGTTAGACAAATTTACTGGAGAACAAATCATTGCACTTGACTCTTTAAAAAAAGAAAAAGGAATTCTATCCCACACATTTGATGTAGATGAGTTTAAACTAAATGCCATGATTAAAGGAACCGTAGTTGAAAAATATCGAAGAGTTGATCAAGATAAAATTAAAGAAGAAATGGATAAACTAGAACCTATTTCAAATGAAGGCCCCTCTGAAATGGTTATAGACCATTGCTTTGATGTAAAGGGAGTTGGAACCGTAATTTTAGGTAAAGTGACAAGTGGAAAAATTAAACAGTACGATAATCTAAAACTATATCCTTTAGGAACTGATGTGTTGATAAAATCAATTCAAATGCATGATGATCCTGTTGAAGAATCAGTTTATCCTGCTAGAGTTGGACTCGCAGTCAAAGGTGTAAAACCTGATGAGGTTGGACGTGGTGATGTCATTTCCGAAGAGGATACAGTTGAGGTAAAAAACAAAATAGAGATTGATTTTCAAAAAAATCCTTTTTACAAAAATGAAATAACTGAAAACCAAGGGTGTCTTGTTTGTATTGGGTTACAAATCAAAGCTGCAAAGTTTACGTCTCTGTCTCCATTACAATTAACATTTGAAAAACCAATTGTATGTAAACAAAAACAACAAGTTGTAATTTTAAAACCTGAATCTACGACAATTCGAATTTTAGGCAACGGTATAATTATTTCATAA
- a CDS encoding DUF726 domain-containing protein: protein MKPIPRISTRGYYDLKTGKTLKKNDYYLYPKKDFQKLIGLKEFTIMIHGLRNDSTGAVAKVLLARNRLRRLGYFFPVIGFSYDSNTTGAHLIKYAKHALSVGQNIAKKNGHNLGQFIEDFKESSPKTKIRLMGHSLGSQVILSTVEYLAKKKQNFGVVESVYFFGASIKDDVPSSKKYGKLLQNIVNKKIINYYAPTDEVLMWANKEKHVLGPLGLDGAIGKPVSKYHQKLVKPKNHRFASYVATLNTFP, encoded by the coding sequence ATGAAACCTATTCCAAGAATTTCAACTAGGGGATACTATGATCTTAAAACTGGAAAAACATTAAAGAAAAACGACTATTATCTTTACCCAAAAAAAGATTTTCAAAAATTAATTGGCTTAAAAGAATTTACTATAATGATTCATGGCTTGAGAAATGACAGTACTGGTGCTGTTGCAAAAGTTCTTCTAGCACGCAACAGATTGCGTCGACTAGGTTATTTTTTTCCTGTTATTGGGTTTAGCTATGATTCTAACACTACAGGTGCACATTTAATCAAATATGCAAAACATGCACTTTCTGTAGGGCAAAATATTGCAAAAAAGAACGGGCATAACCTAGGACAGTTTATTGAAGACTTTAAAGAATCAAGTCCAAAAACAAAGATTAGACTAATGGGACATTCATTAGGCTCTCAAGTTATTCTGAGTACTGTTGAATATCTTGCAAAAAAGAAACAAAATTTTGGTGTTGTAGAAAGTGTATATTTTTTTGGAGCTTCAATTAAAGATGATGTACCATCTTCAAAGAAATATGGTAAACTACTTCAAAATATTGTTAATAAAAAAATCATAAATTACTATGCGCCAACTGATGAAGTTTTGATGTGGGCAAATAAAGAAAAACATGTTTTAGGGCCACTTGGATTGGATGGGGCAATTGGAAAACCTGTAAGTAAGTATCATCAGAAATTAGTCAAACCAAAAAACCATAGGTTTGCAAGTTATGTTGCAACACTGAATACCTTTCCATGA
- the metG gene encoding methionine--tRNA ligase, with product MNKRAIITSALPYANGEIHLGHVASTYLPADVTTRFLKQNGVEAYYVCASDDFGTPILIQSEKEGKTPAEYVEHWNKRDFEDFSAFNIGFDYFYKTSSPENIKFVQDVFKKLNAAGHIYEKEIIQFYCNNDKKFLPDRYVKGICPYCKAEDQYSDLCESCGRVPEEITNPKCSLCNQPPTKEKTTHYFFKLKNFGDSLSKWLDENEHLQKDVKKYVQNWIKSGLIDWDITRDITWGVPVPLDDAKDKVFYGWFDNHLAYISTALKFLNDKGIDGKEFWNSADIYHFIGKDIVYHHYLFLPAMRLGIDSEYKLPDYIPTRGHLTLQAKKISKSRNWYIGLKQFLEYYPADYLRFYLVSINPYSQDDLNFDWDDFTTRINSELIGNLGNFVNRALGFTKKAFDGKIPEPENFDEKDSEAEQKIKNLASEVGALMEQNHLDRALKKIMEFSSYFNQYFQHKEPWKKGPGTANCVYLSVNAVRSLAIATFSFIPDSAQNIWTQLALDGKVNAQSWNDMSVLGVSSNHVLGDSSPLFARVEESDIEKYKKQLGPSV from the coding sequence ATGAACAAAAGAGCTATCATTACTAGTGCATTACCTTATGCAAATGGGGAAATTCACCTAGGGCATGTTGCATCTACATATTTGCCTGCAGATGTTACAACCAGATTTCTAAAACAAAATGGGGTTGAGGCGTATTATGTATGTGCATCTGATGATTTTGGAACTCCTATTCTAATTCAATCTGAAAAAGAAGGAAAAACTCCTGCAGAATATGTTGAACATTGGAATAAGCGTGATTTTGAAGACTTTAGTGCATTTAACATTGGGTTTGATTATTTCTACAAGACCAGCTCTCCTGAAAATATCAAATTTGTTCAAGATGTGTTTAAAAAATTAAATGCTGCAGGACACATCTATGAGAAAGAGATCATACAGTTCTATTGCAACAATGATAAAAAATTCTTGCCTGACAGATATGTTAAAGGAATATGTCCTTACTGTAAAGCTGAAGACCAATACTCTGATCTTTGTGAGAGTTGTGGCCGTGTGCCTGAAGAAATTACAAACCCAAAATGTTCTTTATGTAATCAACCTCCCACAAAAGAAAAAACAACGCACTATTTTTTCAAACTCAAAAATTTTGGAGATTCTCTTTCTAAGTGGTTAGATGAAAATGAACATCTTCAAAAAGATGTCAAAAAATATGTTCAAAACTGGATAAAATCTGGATTGATTGATTGGGATATTACTCGAGATATTACTTGGGGGGTTCCTGTCCCACTTGATGATGCAAAGGATAAGGTGTTTTATGGTTGGTTTGATAATCATTTGGCATATATCTCAACTGCACTAAAATTTCTAAATGATAAAGGCATTGATGGAAAAGAGTTTTGGAATTCTGCTGACATTTATCATTTTATTGGAAAAGACATTGTGTACCATCATTATCTTTTCTTACCTGCAATGAGATTGGGAATTGATAGTGAATACAAACTCCCTGACTATATTCCAACTAGGGGGCATCTTACACTGCAAGCAAAAAAAATCTCAAAGAGTAGAAATTGGTATATTGGATTAAAACAATTTTTAGAATATTACCCTGCTGATTATCTTCGATTTTATCTTGTATCGATTAATCCTTATTCTCAAGATGACTTGAATTTTGATTGGGATGACTTTACAACACGAATCAACTCTGAACTAATTGGAAATCTTGGAAACTTTGTAAATCGTGCATTAGGATTTACAAAAAAGGCATTTGATGGAAAAATCCCTGAACCTGAAAACTTTGATGAGAAAGATTCTGAAGCAGAACAAAAAATCAAGAATCTTGCATCAGAAGTTGGTGCATTAATGGAGCAAAATCATCTTGATAGGGCACTAAAGAAAATTATGGAGTTCTCGTCATACTTTAACCAATATTTTCAACACAAAGAGCCTTGGAAAAAAGGTCCGGGCACTGCAAATTGTGTCTATCTCTCAGTCAATGCTGTTAGGAGCTTGGCAATAGCCACATTTTCGTTTATTCCTGATTCTGCTCAAAACATCTGGACTCAGCTTGCATTGGATGGTAAAGTGAATGCACAAAGTTGGAATGATATGTCTGTTTTAGGCGTTTCTTCAAATCATGTCCTTGGCGATTCATCTCCATTGTTTGCAAGAGTTGAAGAGTCTGATATTGAAAAATACAAAAAACAATTAGGACCTTCAGTATAA
- a CDS encoding adenosylhomocysteinase produces MSKVKSSPKLIKEGKLSYEWARSHMQILDNTINRFKKSKPLKGITLGFCLHITKETSVLLIGAKELGANVACCGGNPLTTQDNIAAFLASQGIHVYAWNGQSVKDYDWCIDQVLKHKPTILTDDGADMNIKAHFDKRFKNMNILGATEETTAGVTRIRAVENQGKLRYPVILVNEAYTKHMFDNRYGTGQSTIDGYLRAMNLLMASKRVVVVGYGWVGRGVASRCHGMGSKVIVTEIDPIKALEAHMDGFEVMPMAQAAKLGDIFITCTGMTSVIRKEHILKMKDGAIMGNVGHFDVEIDSEFLLKKSKSVKEVRPSLDECVLKNGKKVYLIGQGRLANLVAAEGHPPEVMAQSFSNQILSVMYILKNHKKMEKKIINVPQEIDTQVAVDALKAMDVKIDKLTPEQVKYANSW; encoded by the coding sequence ATGAGCAAAGTAAAGTCTAGCCCAAAACTGATCAAAGAAGGAAAACTATCCTATGAATGGGCAAGATCTCACATGCAAATTTTAGATAATACTATTAACAGATTTAAAAAATCAAAACCACTCAAAGGCATCACACTTGGATTTTGCCTTCACATCACAAAGGAAACTTCAGTATTGTTAATTGGTGCAAAAGAACTTGGTGCAAACGTTGCATGCTGTGGTGGAAATCCACTTACCACTCAAGACAATATTGCAGCATTTTTAGCATCACAAGGAATTCATGTGTATGCATGGAATGGACAATCTGTCAAAGATTATGATTGGTGTATTGACCAAGTCTTAAAACACAAACCCACAATTCTCACAGATGATGGTGCTGATATGAACATCAAAGCTCACTTTGACAAGCGATTTAAGAATATGAATATTCTAGGCGCCACTGAAGAAACTACTGCAGGTGTTACTAGAATTCGTGCAGTAGAAAATCAAGGAAAATTACGTTATCCTGTTATTCTGGTAAATGAAGCATACACAAAACACATGTTTGATAATAGATATGGTACTGGACAAAGCACAATTGATGGATATCTTCGTGCCATGAATTTGCTTATGGCATCAAAACGTGTTGTGGTTGTAGGTTATGGTTGGGTTGGACGTGGTGTTGCATCTCGATGTCACGGAATGGGCTCCAAAGTAATTGTAACTGAAATTGATCCTATCAAAGCTCTTGAGGCTCATATGGATGGATTTGAAGTAATGCCTATGGCACAAGCTGCCAAACTAGGCGACATCTTTATCACATGTACTGGAATGACTAGCGTAATTAGAAAAGAACACATTCTAAAAATGAAAGATGGTGCCATCATGGGAAATGTTGGACACTTTGATGTAGAAATTGACAGTGAATTTTTGTTAAAGAAATCAAAGTCTGTCAAAGAAGTCAGACCTTCTCTTGATGAATGTGTTTTGAAAAATGGAAAGAAAGTCTATTTGATTGGACAGGGACGTCTTGCAAACTTGGTTGCAGCTGAAGGACATCCTCCAGAAGTAATGGCGCAATCATTCTCAAACCAGATTTTATCTGTGATGTATATTCTCAAAAATCACAAAAAAATGGAAAAAAAAATTATCAATGTGCCCCAAGAGATTGATACTCAAGTTGCAGTTGATGCCCTAAAGGCCATGGATGTAAAAATCGATAAACTTACACCTGAACAAGTAAAATATGCAAACAGCTGGTAA
- a CDS encoding Rieske (2Fe-2S) protein — translation MTWKKIAEKGDIDSGKGKAFKIDGKQIAIFNQDGYHAMDDLCVHQDGSIAPGKLDGDIVECPLHFWHYNIKTGELTDYLKDVKLETYPVEARDDGIYVDI, via the coding sequence TTGACTTGGAAGAAGATTGCAGAAAAGGGAGACATTGATTCAGGCAAGGGTAAAGCATTCAAAATTGACGGGAAACAGATTGCAATTTTTAATCAAGATGGATATCATGCAATGGATGACCTATGTGTTCATCAAGACGGATCTATTGCACCAGGAAAACTTGATGGAGACATTGTAGAGTGCCCACTTCATTTCTGGCACTACAACATCAAAACAGGAGAATTGACAGACTATCTCAAAGATGTGAAATTAGAAACTTATCCTGTAGAAGCAAGAGATGATGGCATCTACGTAGACATTTAG
- a CDS encoding NAD+ synthase, producing MNQEIIDEIKNQDYASITSTIENFLEEQIKKNNAEGLILGLSGGIDSAVLTYICKRNLKDKTLALVMPDTSITPKTETEDALKMISLTGIQYKLIDINPIVKEYSMYLEPNERAKGNLRARIRTNILYYYANVKNYLVLGSSDKSEYLIGYFTKFGDGASDITPIISLYKLQVREIAKYLGVPENVIAKKSSPHLWKEHGAESELGVSYEDVDSVLYCLFDKKLSINETQKLTNIESSTIGKIQELHKNSEHKRLPTPKPYGE from the coding sequence TTGAATCAAGAAATTATCGATGAGATAAAAAATCAAGATTATGCTTCCATTACCAGTACAATTGAGAATTTTCTAGAAGAACAAATAAAGAAAAACAATGCAGAGGGGCTTATACTGGGATTAAGTGGAGGAATAGATTCTGCAGTTTTGACATACATTTGCAAAAGAAACCTCAAAGACAAAACACTAGCATTAGTCATGCCAGATACATCAATCACACCAAAAACAGAGACAGAGGATGCATTAAAGATGATTTCACTGACAGGAATACAGTACAAACTAATTGACATCAATCCAATAGTCAAAGAATATTCAATGTACTTGGAGCCAAACGAAAGAGCAAAGGGAAATCTACGTGCAAGAATTAGAACAAATATTTTGTATTATTATGCAAATGTCAAAAACTACCTTGTATTAGGTTCAAGTGATAAAAGCGAGTATTTGATTGGATATTTTACAAAATTTGGTGATGGAGCATCAGACATTACACCAATCATATCATTATACAAACTGCAAGTCAGAGAGATTGCAAAATATCTAGGAGTCCCAGAAAACGTAATTGCAAAAAAGAGCAGCCCTCATTTATGGAAAGAGCATGGAGCTGAAAGTGAATTAGGAGTATCATACGAAGATGTTGACTCTGTGCTTTATTGTTTATTTGACAAAAAATTGTCCATCAATGAAACTCAAAAACTCACCAATATTGAGAGTTCTACAATAGGAAAAATTCAGGAACTGCACAAAAACAGTGAACATAAAAGATTGCCTACTCCAAAACCATATGGCGAGTAG
- the cysS gene encoding cysteine--tRNA ligase: MKIQDTLSNTEQELDISKKVKIYLCGITVYDESHIGHARTIIVFDVLRKYLEDKGIEIEFIQNFTDVDDKIINRAQVENTTAEAISTKYIENYFKDFDGLNVKHATNYPKATEHIDDIIKFIEKLIEKQIAYVSKNGVYFSVSKFPEYGKLSKKKIDELESGARIEVDEAKNNPLDFAVWKFSNTKPVWDSPWGKGRPGWHIECSAMSVKYLGENFDIHGGGRDLIFPHHENEIAQSESCTGSQFAKIWMHVGMVTIDGDKMSKSIGNIKSIKHVLENWGPNIIRLFCLSGHYSKPIDYSEELLKENLIKWRQAETCYYELIHANSKNSEKIDSTIKKLGLEFDKALEDDFNTHLALSAFFQLVKETNRLAAEEKLGKEDARKIKPEFQRMLKILGLNIPEITEETKQEIDNMIEDREKFRQEKQFQKADQIRDRLNEMDVELIDHKGKTIWMKKKTSNLKTKKRRIKDQPLLIYPQFDHSIRFGP, encoded by the coding sequence ATGAAGATACAAGACACGTTATCAAATACAGAACAAGAACTAGACATTTCAAAAAAGGTCAAAATCTATCTGTGTGGCATAACAGTTTATGATGAATCACACATAGGCCATGCAAGAACAATCATAGTTTTTGATGTTCTTAGGAAATACCTAGAAGACAAAGGGATAGAGATTGAATTTATACAAAATTTTACAGATGTGGATGACAAAATAATCAATCGAGCCCAAGTAGAAAACACAACTGCAGAGGCAATAAGTACAAAATACATTGAGAATTATTTCAAAGATTTTGATGGATTAAACGTAAAACATGCAACAAACTATCCAAAGGCAACAGAACACATTGATGACATTATCAAGTTTATTGAAAAATTAATTGAAAAACAAATTGCATACGTTTCAAAGAACGGAGTATACTTTTCAGTATCAAAGTTTCCAGAATACGGGAAATTGTCAAAAAAGAAGATTGATGAACTAGAATCAGGTGCAAGAATCGAGGTTGATGAAGCAAAAAACAACCCATTAGATTTTGCAGTATGGAAATTCTCAAATACCAAACCAGTTTGGGATAGTCCCTGGGGGAAAGGTAGGCCTGGATGGCATATTGAATGCTCTGCAATGAGTGTAAAGTATCTTGGAGAAAATTTTGACATTCATGGAGGAGGAAGAGACCTGATATTCCCTCACCATGAAAACGAGATTGCACAATCTGAATCATGTACAGGTTCACAATTTGCAAAAATTTGGATGCATGTAGGAATGGTCACAATAGATGGAGACAAGATGTCAAAATCCATAGGAAACATAAAGTCAATTAAACATGTTTTAGAGAATTGGGGACCAAACATCATCAGATTGTTTTGTTTATCAGGACATTACTCAAAACCAATTGATTACTCTGAAGAATTACTAAAAGAAAATCTCATCAAATGGAGACAAGCTGAAACATGTTATTATGAATTGATTCATGCAAACAGTAAGAATAGTGAAAAGATAGATTCAACAATTAAGAAACTAGGCTTAGAATTTGACAAGGCATTAGAAGATGATTTTAACACTCACCTAGCATTATCGGCATTTTTCCAACTAGTCAAAGAGACAAACAGATTGGCAGCTGAAGAAAAACTAGGAAAGGAAGATGCACGAAAAATCAAACCAGAGTTTCAAAGAATGCTGAAAATTCTTGGATTAAACATACCAGAGATAACTGAAGAAACAAAACAAGAAATTGACAACATGATTGAAGATAGAGAAAAATTCAGACAAGAAAAGCAATTTCAAAAAGCAGATCAAATTAGAGACAGGCTAAATGAGATGGATGTTGAGTTAATTGATCATAAAGGAAAAACAATCTGGATGAAAAAGAAAACATCAAATCTGAAAACAAAAAAGAGAAGAATTAAGGATCAACCATTGCTAATTTATCCTCAATTCGATCATAGTATCCGTTTTGGTCCATAG
- a CDS encoding pyrimidine dimer DNA glycosylase/endonuclease V, whose amino-acid sequence MRIWDITPEKLCKNHLLGEHRELHAIWTVVTEHKKGYSMHPETIRWKGKLKALYFRHNALVAEMIHRGYLHHSPLDKRKATGLSVQDTFVDSLNKQIRILKQKKCHCKI is encoded by the coding sequence ATGAGAATTTGGGACATCACTCCAGAAAAACTGTGTAAAAATCATTTGTTAGGTGAACACCGAGAACTACATGCAATATGGACAGTGGTAACTGAACACAAAAAAGGATATTCGATGCATCCTGAAACAATTCGTTGGAAGGGAAAATTAAAAGCTCTTTATTTCAGGCATAATGCTTTAGTCGCTGAGATGATTCACCGTGGATATTTGCATCATAGTCCTCTTGATAAAAGAAAAGCTACGGGACTATCTGTACAAGATACGTTTGTTGATTCTCTCAACAAACAAATCCGAATCTTAAAACAAAAAAAATGCCATTGTAAAATCTAA
- a CDS encoding mechanosensitive ion channel family protein has protein sequence MVLEFFDSLSEMELIGGLTILSLFVGGIIMAVGFIVARTIRLLFNKYYASSLTQDSAKNIGKLIYYGIIILSFLIFTSSTGLDLSGLLVAGGIFAVVIGFATQSVVSNLISGIFLLMEKPAKQGDTIELPDMGISGTLVDISTFSSRVRKFDGTLMRIPNEKFFTSNIRTLTSSLVRRAEVTVGIAYSEKIEHAIREIENEIRDFMPFVLQVPKPEFRIEALADSSVNITILVWHPREDWSEVQPILLKHAKLALDKAGIEIPFPQRVIWQGKEK, from the coding sequence ATGGTTTTGGAATTTTTTGATAGCCTATCTGAAATGGAACTTATTGGTGGGTTGACAATTCTTTCATTATTTGTTGGAGGTATTATTATGGCAGTTGGTTTCATTGTTGCTCGAACCATTCGTCTTTTGTTTAACAAATATTATGCTTCATCTCTTACTCAAGATTCTGCAAAAAATATTGGTAAATTAATTTACTATGGAATAATCATCCTCTCATTTTTGATTTTTACCTCCTCTACAGGACTTGATTTATCTGGACTATTGGTTGCAGGTGGAATTTTTGCAGTTGTTATAGGATTTGCAACACAATCGGTGGTTTCAAACTTGATATCTGGAATATTTTTACTGATGGAAAAACCTGCCAAACAAGGTGATACTATTGAATTGCCTGATATGGGGATTTCTGGAACTTTGGTTGATATTTCTACTTTTTCTAGTCGGGTGAGGAAATTTGATGGAACTCTAATGCGAATTCCGAACGAAAAATTTTTCACATCCAACATTCGTACATTGACTTCCTCGCTTGTGAGACGTGCAGAGGTAACTGTTGGAATTGCATATTCCGAAAAAATAGAACATGCAATTCGTGAAATTGAAAACGAAATTCGAGATTTCATGCCCTTTGTATTACAAGTTCCCAAACCTGAGTTCCGAATTGAAGCATTAGCTGATTCTAGTGTGAATATCACCATTTTGGTGTGGCATCCACGTGAGGATTGGAGTGAAGTACAACCTATTTTGCTCAAACATGCCAAGCTTGCTCTAGATAAGGCTGGAATAGAGATACCATTCCCACAAAGAGTCATCTGGCAAGGTAAGGAAAAATAG
- a CDS encoding DUF432 domain-containing protein, with translation MKIEISPIRPLNHPARRTRHVFLQFDKDIFLPENSAATVFVQCPIEIGLFIITDHQKDSLDWFTCNPTNSRFGLYGSPDTGILCKYFNTQIVDSHEDSTPYVNGIMKILIKNELGMSHSLGKIIFPITDNSIYYDERQAIFDGLVAVLKKRGRTDIIGVNKEQIETTWTQSPTWEFTTTKTHMEMGLD, from the coding sequence TTGAAAATTGAGATATCTCCAATAAGGCCTCTAAACCATCCTGCAAGAAGAACTAGACACGTATTTTTGCAGTTTGATAAGGATATTTTCCTTCCTGAAAACTCTGCTGCCACTGTCTTTGTTCAATGTCCTATAGAAATTGGCCTTTTCATTATCACTGATCATCAAAAAGACTCCCTTGATTGGTTTACTTGTAATCCTACTAACTCTCGTTTTGGGTTGTATGGATCTCCTGACACTGGAATCTTGTGTAAATACTTTAACACCCAAATTGTTGACTCTCATGAAGATTCAACCCCTTATGTAAATGGCATAATGAAAATTTTGATAAAAAATGAATTAGGTATGAGTCACTCTCTTGGAAAAATTATTTTTCCAATTACCGATAATTCTATTTATTATGATGAAAGGCAAGCAATTTTTGATGGTTTGGTTGCAGTTTTGAAAAAACGAGGACGTACTGATATAATTGGTGTCAATAAAGAACAGATTGAAACTACGTGGACTCAATCCCCCACTTGGGAATTTACAACTACTAAAACACATATGGAGATGGGACTAGACTAA